The Salicibibacter halophilus DNA window GGGTTATTTGCTAAAACCTCATAGCTCCGCGGGCAGGATCCCTTCCAATAAGGGGTATCGGTTGTATGTGGACCATCTATTGCGGCCGGCGCCTTTGCAACAGCATGAGATTTTAGATATGGAAAAATTCTTCACCCGGCGCATATCAGAGGTAGAGGCCGTCATGAAAAAAACAGCGGCGGTTTTGTCGGAACTAACGAGTTATGTATCGATTGTGTTAGGACCGGAAATGGAGCATACAAAACTGAAACAGCTGCAAATGCTCCCGCTCATGGGAAGGCAGGCCATTGCCATTCTTGTTACGGATTCCGGGCATGTAGAACACCGCACTTTTGATATACCGGAACACATGGATTCCGGCGAACTCGAAAAAGTGGTTAATATTTTAAATGAGCAACTCGTTGATACGCCCATCGGGCAATGGGAAGAACAGTTGATAACGGAAACTTCCCGTTTGCTGCACCGGCATGTTCGTCATTATGAAGATATGTTCGGCGTACTGCGGGACGCATTTAAAACCGAAAAGGGTGACCAGGTGTTCTACGGCGGCATGATGAATTTAATGATGCAGCCGGAATTCCAAGACATTGACCGTGTTCGGATGATATTTGACTGGCTGGATCACAGCGAGAATGTGCATGCCCTGTTGTCGCGCAGCCAAGAAGGCTTGAACGTGCGAATCGGCAGGGAAAATGACATTGAAGCGTTTGCGGACTTAAGCATGATTACCGCGACGTATTCCATTGATGGAAGCACAGTTGGTACGTTGGGTGTTATTGGGCCGACAAGAATGGAATACGAACGGGTGATACGCTTGATACGTCAATTTGCCACCGGACTATCAACTTCTTTGACGAAAAAATATCGCCATGATAGTTAGTCTTAAAAGAGGGAGAGGCTATCTCCCTCCTCTTATGTGCAAATAAGCAGCAAATGGAGGTGAAGGGCATGAGCGAAAAAGAGAATGACCACCAATCTGACGAAGATGTAGAAATTATCGACCCCGACAATGAAAACATCTCTTCCTCCTCTGTGGATGAAG harbors:
- the hrcA gene encoding heat-inducible transcriptional repressor HrcA; this encodes MLSQRQLLILQAIVDDYVQSAEPIGSRSISKREDISFSPATIRNEMADLEEMGYLLKPHSSAGRIPSNKGYRLYVDHLLRPAPLQQHEILDMEKFFTRRISEVEAVMKKTAAVLSELTSYVSIVLGPEMEHTKLKQLQMLPLMGRQAIAILVTDSGHVEHRTFDIPEHMDSGELEKVVNILNEQLVDTPIGQWEEQLITETSRLLHRHVRHYEDMFGVLRDAFKTEKGDQVFYGGMMNLMMQPEFQDIDRVRMIFDWLDHSENVHALLSRSQEGLNVRIGRENDIEAFADLSMITATYSIDGSTVGTLGVIGPTRMEYERVIRLIRQFATGLSTSLTKKYRHDS